In Oryza sativa Japonica Group chromosome 8, ASM3414082v1, the sequence CAAGGAGCGAAGGAAGCTTTGGATTTCACTTCCTTGATGCCTCAGCTTCTCAGTTTCTTCTTCATTCTTCCTTGCTACCTCTTTCTGGTCCTCTAATTGCTTATGTAGATCAGCTATCTGCAATTGCATTCTGGCTGATCCCATCTTCTCAGCATGCAATTCACTCTCTAGCTCACGTACATGATCATTCATTGCAGCAGCTTTGGCATTTTTCTTCATCTCTGTGGACTGCATGCCAACATTGCGAAGAAAAGTTGATTTTGGCAGAACATGAGCTACAGCTTCAACAGGAGTCTTTGGATCTTTGCCTTCTTCTGTTGGTTGAGCAACATAGGCCTCCATTTGAGCCTAGCAACaataaaaccaaaaaaaaaatcagattttcTATGCTAGTTATGTATGTGTACCCAGAACAATATATGTGTAATGATGTCCATATAGAAATGCAACCTAGTGGAAGAAATGAAATGATTGGAATAAAACCTTCTATGATAGTGTCCAGAATATATATAGGTATTATCTGATGTCCATATGGAGATATGTAGTAATCTATTGTGTTGTTCATAGTAACCAGATAGGGAAAGGTACTCACAATGGCATCCTTTGCGTTCTCATTAAAACCTGACTTGCTACTGCAGTGGGTGTCCTTGAAAATATCAATCGCAGTTGGTGGCACATCCTTAAATTTGGTTTGCTTTTGAAATTACAtacaaatagaaaaataaataactaaaagcatattttttttaaagaagttAACTAAAAGCACGTGAAAAGTTAAATGAATAGTAGCAGCTCAAAAATCCAATTTAATGCCCTTAGTCTAGAGATGAACGAGCAAACCATTATTGACAATGAACACATCATTTATGGAGGGCAACAGCTGCAGGCGACAAAAGCTGGCTGCACTATTGTCGCCAAGCTGAACAATAGCAGCCACTTATGACCAAAACAAGGAAAACATAGAACACCAAACTGTTGTCTACTTTTCTGAAATATTGTCTAAAATCACCCACATGCAGGACCTTGTTGGCTGGGATAAAATCACCCATATCCTGAATATGGGTGATTTTAGCCGAGACGCCACCAAAGCACAATTCTGTAAATTAGACAATAGTTCTGAATATTCAACCCACTCAAGACACATACAAGCTGCTAGTGGACATTCTGGACATATACAAGCTCCTATATCAACTAAAAATCACAAAAGTTTGTAGAGA encodes:
- the LOC4345143 gene encoding uncharacterized protein — translated: MPSPLRGSPESQFTINTDADPVIAAFSDLLKNGQRQMRYRLKKKYFNGIPANEVRTTSPLSSMTDNEWKQLVDMWSTPKHKEKCIKNKDSRELVQYHQMTGSRSYVAQCYVMQTKFKDVPPTAIDIFKDTHCSSKSGFNENAKDAIAQMEAYVAQPTEEGKDPKTPVEAVAHVLPKSTFLRNVGMQSTEMKKNAKAAAMNDHVRELESELHAEKMGSARMQLQIADLHKQLEDQKEVARKNEEETEKLRHQGSEIQSFLRSLFGSKFASSDAQQ